The Clostridium beijerinckii genomic sequence TAAATTAAATGATAATTTAGCACGCTAAACTGATAAAACGATAAAACAATATAGAGATTAAGCAATAAGAATAGGTGGGGTGGAAAATGAATAAGAAGAACATACTTCCAGAAGGAACAAGGGATTTAGTATTAGATGAATGTGCAGTAAAACGTATTTTAGAAAAAGACATTGATAAACTTTTTGAAAAATGGGGATATAAAGAAGTTATAACACCGACGCTGGAGTTTTATGAAACTTTCAACTATAATTCACAAACTTTAAGAGAAGAAGATATGTACAAGTTCTTCGATAATAGGGGTCGTATATTAATTTTGAGGCCAGATATGACAATTCCAATAGCAAGAGTTGTGGAGACTAAGCTCAAAGATGTAGAATTACCAATAAAGCTTAGGTATACCTCGAATGTTTTTAGAGTTCACGCAAGTCTTGGAGGAAAGAGGAATGAATATACAGATTGCGGTGTTGAATTTATAGGACTTGAAGATGAAAAATCTGATTTAGAAATATTAGTATTGGCATTAGAAGCTTTGAAGAAATTAGGATTAAATGATTTTAAGCTTGAAATAGGAAATATCGGTTTTTTTAATGGGGCATTTAAAAATTTAGAAATAGAGCAGGAATATAAAGAGGCTATTGCGCAGTTTATAGAAGATAAAAACATGAAAAGTTTGGAGGATTATTTAGAGAATTTAGATATAAAGGAAGAGTATAAGGCATTTTTTAATAAGTTGCCTTGGATGTTTGGGGATAAACAGATTTTGGAAGAGGCTAAAAAGTTAGCATTTAATGAAGAGTTAAGAAAAAATCTTGATTATCTGGAGGCATTATACCAGGAACTAGATTTGTTGGGCTATGGTAAAAATGTGACATTTGATTTAGGAATGGTTCCGAGACTGAATTATTACACAGGAATTATTTTTAGAGGTTATGGTGAAGGTGTTGGCAATACGTTACTGAGAGGTGGGCGATATGATAATTTAATTGAGCTCTCAGAAAAATGTGTTCCAGCAGTAGGATTTTCGATAGATATTGATGCTGTGATTCAAACTGTAAAGTTCAATAAAATAGCAAGTGAAAAGGAAAATATATATAAGATATACTATAATAAAAATACTAGAATTGAAGCTATTAAAAAAAGTGAAGAGCTTAGGAATCAAGGGTATATCGTTGATTTATTACCAAATGAAGATATGAAAGAAATAAAAGTAGTTAAGGGTGGGGAATATTAAAAATGAGCATAAGCATAGCATTAACAAAGGGAAGATTAGAAGAAGAAACCATAAAGATCTTAGATAAGGCGAAATTTGATCCTTCAGAATTAAAAAGCAAAGGTAGAAAACTTGTGTTTAAAGATAAAACGCAGGATATAAATTATTTTTTGGTAAAGGCAGCAGATTCAATAACTTATGTTGAACATGGGGTAGCTGATCTTGGAGTAGTTGGAAAAGATACTATTTTGGAAAGTGATAACAATTGCTATGAAGTTTTGGATTTGGGATTTGGAAAGTGTGGATTCATAGTAGCATCATTACCAGAAAGTGATATTTTCAAAAAAGTTGGTCATATAAAAATAGGAAGTAAATATCCAAAAGTTGCAAAGGATTATTTTAAAAAGAAAGGGATGGATGTAGAAGTTATAAAAATAGAGGGATCAGTAGAACTTGCACCAATATTAGGCCTATGCGATGGAATTGTGGATATCATGGAAACTGGAACAACTTTAAAGGAAAATGGTTTAGTTGTTATAGATAGGATTTGTGAGATAAGTGCTAGATTGATAGTGAATAAAGCTAGTTTTAAAATGAAGCAGAATGAAATATGGGATTTTATAGATAGGATTAAGAAAGTGATTAATAATTGACAAAATTCGTGAGATGTTGATAAAATTGATTATGATATCTTGAGTAATTAACAAAAAATAATAAATAAAATTTAAAGAGTATTTTTTGTTGTTATTACTTTTTTATCAAGTCAAAGGGGGGCTATTAATTATATGTTAAATTTAATGGAGATTACCGAGAGTAATAAAGAAAGCTTAATTAGTGAACTTAAAGGTAGAGTTACAGAAACGGAACAAGAGATAATCTCAAGTGTAAATAGTATTCTATCAAGAGTGAAAAAAGATGGGGATAAAGCTTTATTTGAACTTACGAAGTCATTTGATAAGGTTGAACTTAAAACTTTAGAAGTATCAACTTTTGAAATTGATGAATGTTTTAATAAAGTGGAGAAAGAGTTCATTGAAGCATTAGAAGAAGCTAAA encodes the following:
- the hisZ gene encoding ATP phosphoribosyltransferase regulatory subunit, whose product is MNKKNILPEGTRDLVLDECAVKRILEKDIDKLFEKWGYKEVITPTLEFYETFNYNSQTLREEDMYKFFDNRGRILILRPDMTIPIARVVETKLKDVELPIKLRYTSNVFRVHASLGGKRNEYTDCGVEFIGLEDEKSDLEILVLALEALKKLGLNDFKLEIGNIGFFNGAFKNLEIEQEYKEAIAQFIEDKNMKSLEDYLENLDIKEEYKAFFNKLPWMFGDKQILEEAKKLAFNEELRKNLDYLEALYQELDLLGYGKNVTFDLGMVPRLNYYTGIIFRGYGEGVGNTLLRGGRYDNLIELSEKCVPAVGFSIDIDAVIQTVKFNKIASEKENIYKIYYNKNTRIEAIKKSEELRNQGYIVDLLPNEDMKEIKVVKGGEY
- the hisG gene encoding ATP phosphoribosyltransferase, producing the protein MSISIALTKGRLEEETIKILDKAKFDPSELKSKGRKLVFKDKTQDINYFLVKAADSITYVEHGVADLGVVGKDTILESDNNCYEVLDLGFGKCGFIVASLPESDIFKKVGHIKIGSKYPKVAKDYFKKKGMDVEVIKIEGSVELAPILGLCDGIVDIMETGTTLKENGLVVIDRICEISARLIVNKASFKMKQNEIWDFIDRIKKVINN